One region of Triticum aestivum cultivar Chinese Spring chromosome 6B, IWGSC CS RefSeq v2.1, whole genome shotgun sequence genomic DNA includes:
- the LOC123136821 gene encoding probable cinnamyl alcohol dehydrogenase, producing the protein MGSVDASETTVTGWAARDATGHLSPYTYTLRKTGPEDVVLKVKYCGICHTDVHQVKNDLGASKYPMVPGHEVVGEVVEVGPEVSKFRAGDVVGVGVIVGCCRDCRPCKANVEQYCNKKIWSYNDVYTDGKPTQGGFASAMVVDQKFVVKIPAGLAPEQAAPLLCAGVTVYSPLKHFGLMTPGLRGGILGLGGVGHMGVKVAKSMGHHVTVISSSNKKRAEAMDDLGADAYLVSSDADQMAAAADSLDYIIDTVPVKHPLEPYLALLKMDGKLVLMGVIAEPLSFVSPMVMLGRKTITGSFIGSMDETEEVLQFCVDKGLTSQIEVVKMDYVNQAFERLERNDVRYRFVVDVGGSNIEDAA; encoded by the exons ATGGGCAGCGTCGACGCCTCCGAGACGACGGTCACCGGGTGGGCCGCCAGGGACGCCACCGGCCACCTCTCCCCCTACACATACACCCTCAG GAAAACAGGCCCTGAAGACGTGGTGTTGAAGGTAAAATACTGCGGCATCTGCCACACAGACGTCCACCAGGTTAAGAACGACCTCGGCGCTTCCAAGTACCCCATGGTCCCAGG GCATGAGGTGGTTGGCGAGGTGGTGGAGGTCGGGCCGGAGGTGAGCAAGTTCCGCGCCGGCGACGTGGTGGGCGTCGGGGTGATCGTGGGGTGCTGCCGCGACTGCCGGCCGTGCAAGGCCAACGTCGAGCAGTACTGCAACAAGAAGATCTGGTCGTACAACGACGTCTACACCGACGGCAAGCCGACGCAGGGCGGCTTCGCCTCCGCCATGGTCGTCGATCAAAA GTTCGTGGTGAAGATCCCCGCCGGGCTGGCGCCGGAGCAGGCGGCGCCGCTGCTGTGCGCGGGCGTGACAGTGTACAGCCCGCTGAAGCACTTCGGGCTCATGACCCCCGGCCTCCGCGGCGGCATCCTGGGCCTGGGCGGCGTGGGCCACATGGGCGTGAAGGTCGCCAAGTCCATGGGCCACCACGTGACGGTGATCAGCTCGTCCAACAAGAAGCGGGCCGAGGCCATGGACGACCTGGGCGCCGACGCCTACCTCGTCAGCTCCGACGCCGACcagatggccgccgccgccgactcgctgGACTACATCATCGACACCGTGCCGGTCAAGCACCCGCTGGAGCCCTACCTGGCGCTGCTCAAGATGGACGGCAAGCTGGTGTTGATGGGCGTGATCGCGGAGCCGCTCAGCTTCGTGTCCCCCATGGTGATGCTGGGGAGGAAGACCATCACGGGGAGCTTCATCGGGAGCATGGACGAGACGGAGGAGGTGCTCCAGTTCTGCGTCGACAAGGGGCTCACCTCGCAGATCGAGGTCGTCAAGATGGACTACGTTAACCAGGCGTTCGAGAGGCTCGAGCGCAACGACGTGCGCTACCGCTTCGTCGTCGACGTCGGCGGGAGCAACATCGAGGACGCCGCCTGA